Genomic window (Dyadobacter fanqingshengii):
GCCGCATTTTACACATTGCCTCCATTGCCGGAAAGGAAGGAAATGCCGGAATGCTGGCTTATTCCGCTTCAAAGGCTGCTGTTATCGGCATGACCAAAGTCCAGGGAAAAGAATATGCGGAAACGGGAATAACCATTAATGCGTTGGCCCCGGCTGTGATTGAAACGCCGCTGGTGCACGCTATGCCCGATGCGCAGGTGAAATATATGACGGATAAAATTCCGATGCGACGCTGTGGAACGCTGGAAGAAGCTGCTAATATGGCCGCATTCATTGTTTCTGCGGAAAATAGTTTCACCACTGGCTTCACATTCGATCTCTCCGGAGGAAGGGCCACGTACTGATTTGAACTTAAAAGTAATGAAAAGGCAATGGGCTATTTGCTATTCCTGTTGCTTTTTATACATTTGCATATTCTGACCAAATTTTAATATTACAACATTGCGCAGGATTTTATCCATACTGCTTTTGGGGTTGCTGCTTTACAACATGGTAGGCTATTCGATAGTTTACCTGTCGGAAGAAACGCATACCATTAGTGAGCGCGGAAAGGACCTGATTCATCAGTCAGAAAATTCGCAGAACATTGTTATTAAAGTGCCGGTTGCCGTTCCTTACCAGACCAACTGGGATGCACCGGAACAGGTTGAAGGTCAGATTTTGCATGAAGGGCGTTATTATCAAATGAAAAGCCGCCAGCTGATCAACGATACGCTTTATGTGCAATGCGAGTTTGATCAGGGCGCCCGCGAACGTTTCAGTGACTTGGCTACCAAAATCAATGATCAGGTAACCGGCAATGCGCCCAATCCGCAGAAGGATCAGCATTCCAACATTCTCAAAAATTTTGTAAAAGAATACATGTCCCAGGACAGGAAACATGTATTTTATTTACTCGAATGGGCGCCTGCCCAGGAAGTTGCTGTATCATCAGCACATTTCACTTTGTCCGAAAGACATTTTACCATTCCCTCGCCGCCACCCGATCTGGCTTAGTAACATCATTTCAAGTCTCCTGTTTGACCGCATTTCTATGGAAGTGTTTCAAAGTTGAACCTTAAATCAGCATAGATTGGCTGTTTTTGGTCCGGCTGCAAAAGGAGAAGAAATCTTTTACTAACAACAGATTTTTTCAAAATGGCGCATATCACATTGCCTGACGAATCACTTCCGGGGATCGTCGGCCTATTCAATTTCCGTCCGGAAACGGCTTCATCGCTTCGCTGGCTTGCAGACACCCTGCTGCGCGGCGAGTCACCGCTCACCAGTGCCGAACGTGAACTCATTGCCGCTTACGTCTCCCATTTGAACGACTGCAAGTTTTGCCACATGTCGCATGCTTCGGCTGCGATGGCGCATTTGGCTTGCGATCTGGACCAAATCGCTGACATCCGAAATGGTTTTCAGGAAATTCCTGTGACGCCAAAACTGCGTGCATTGCTCAATATTGCCGCCAAAGTGCAGAAAAGCGGTAAGGAAGTTTCCGAAGAAGACGTTGCCGCTGCCCGCGCAGAAGGCGCCATCGACCGCGAAATCCATGACACGGTTTTGATTGCCGCATCATTCTGCATGTTCAATCGCTACGTGGATGGGCTGGGCACCTGGGCGCCTCAGGAAAACGAGGATTACCGTGCAATGGGTCAACGTATGGCCTTCCAGGGTTACATTCCTTCGGTTGAAAAAGTAGCTGAATAATTTATCCAAAATCACTTTCACTTAATAGCAATGCCACATATACCATTGCCGGAACATTTGCCGGGAATAACAGGTCTGCTGGAATACAACAAGGAAACCGCCGCGCCGATCCGCGAACTCACGCAATTTATCCTGAGAGGCGAATCCACATTGACTCCCGGCGAAAGGGAGCTGATCGCGACGATCGTTTCGCACAATAACGAATGTAAGTTTTGCACTGCTGCACACACTGCCGCCGCTGATCTGCTGATAGGCGACACCGAAACCTGCGAAATCATGAAGCAGGACATTGATGCCACGCCGGTAAGCGATAAAATGAAAGCCTTGCTGAAAATAGCCAGGCAAGTTCAGGTGAGCGGAAAAGCCGTAACGCCGGAAGCTATTGCAACTGCCAAAGACAATGGTGCGACGGACATTGAAATTCACGACACAGTGCTGATAGCAGCCCTGTTTTGCCTGTACAACCGCTATGTAGACGGAATGGCCACCATTGCGCCTTCCAATCCTGATTTTTATAAAGGCCTCGGCCAACGCCTGGTAGACAACGGTTACAACAGGCTGGCCAACGGTTACGACCATTTGAAACAACAAAAACAACCCTCATAAATTCAACTCCTCTATGAAAAGAACTCTACTTTTATTGCTTTCACTACTCTGCGTGTTTTTCGTGCAAAGCACATTGGCACAATCCACGCAGCTTTCAGGGCACATTATCGACAATGACAGCCAAAAGCCACTTTCGGGTGTTTCCGTTTCTGTAAAGGGCAAGAACACAGGCGCTGTTACGAATTCGGAAGGACTTTTTGAATTGAAAACCAACATCCCCGCCACGCTGGTGGTTTCGCTGATCGGTTATGCGCGTCAGGAAGTGGAAGTAGCTTCTGCTCAGGCAATTAATGTGAATCTTGTGCCTTCGGCAGAAGAACTTAATCAGGTGGTGGTTACAGCGTCGCGGGTGGAAGAGAGCATTCTGCGTTCACCGGTCAGCATTGAAAAAATGGACTCCCGTGCCGTTCAGCAAACGCCATCCGCCAATTATTTTGATGGATTGGTCAATATGAAATCGCTGGATATGGTTACCAGCAGCCTTACTTATAAGCAAATTAACACACGGGGATTCAATACAACGGGCAACAGCCGTTTCCTGCAACTGGTGGACGGCGTTGATAATCAGCCCTCAGGACTCGGTTTTGCGATGGGAAATCTTTTTGGCCCTCATGATATTGACGTAGAAAGCGCAGAACTTATTCCAGGCGCAGCCTCCGCGTTATATGGTCCTATCGCTTTCAACGGCATGCTTAATACACGCACTAAAAATCCATTTGAATATCAGGGGTTAAGCGCGCAAACGAAATTTGGCGTCAACCACATTGGCGACGGAACTGATCTGGGCGCAAAACCAATGTATGACCTGGCTGTTCGTTATGCCAAAGCATTCAACAACAAATTTGCATTTAAGGCAGCCGCATCCTACTTGAAAGGAACAGACTGGTATGCAAACGATTACACCGACATTGACCCCAACACACCAGCAGCAAACCGAGGCCCTAACAACCCCGGCAAAAACGCGCTGAACATTTACGGCGATGAAGTGGCACAAACAATTCCAAACATCGGACGTGTTTCCCGCACAGGTTATGAAGAAAAAGATCTGGCAACTTATGGCGTTTACAGCCTGAAACTGCTCGGCGCATTGCATTACCGCATTACCGACAAGCTGGAAGCCATTTATCAGGGGAATTTCAATCAGGGAACGGCGCAATATACGGGCAGTAACCGCTTCGTAATCAATGATTTCAAATTTATCCAACACAGGATCGAACTGAAAGGAAGCAACTTTTACATTCGCGCTTACTCCAATCAGGAGCGTTCGACAAACTCATATAATACCCGCGCATTGGGTCAGCAGATCAACAGAACCTGGGTAAAAGACCTTGCAGGAAACACAGTTACTCCCGACAAAGCCGATGCAACCTGGTTTGAAAGATATACGGCTGCTTACAATGGTGCCGTTGCCTCAGTAACGGGCAAAGACCATTCTCTGGCACGCGCTTTTGCGGATCAGGGCCGGATTTTGCCCGGATCCAGCGAATATAACACCGCCAAAGATCGCCTGATCCAGACGCGCGGATTGGCCGGTGCCGGAATTCTTAGCGAATGCAGCCTGCGCCATGTGGAAGGAATGTATGATTTCAGTTCAGTATTAAAGTTCATCAACTTCCAGGTAGGCGGAAATTATCGCAAATATTATCTGAACACGGGCGGGACGCTTTTTGATGATAAAGACAAAAACCTCACTAATGAAGAATACGGTGTTTTTGCCCAAGCTTCCAAATCGCTCTGGAAAGATGTTTTGAAACTGACTGTTTCGGGGCGTTATGATAAGAATGAGAATTTTGACGGCCGTTTTACGCCACGCGCATCGGCGGTTATTTCTCCGAATGAAAACCATCATTTCCGCGCTTCCTACCAGACCGGTTTCCGCAACCCGACCATTGGCGATCAATACATTAAACTGAATGTAGGCCCGATCATCATTCTGGGTGGTGCGCCGGTTAACTCTGCCGGATTGAATGCTTATGAAAACTCGGTGACCATTGCTTCTTTCGGGGCATTTGCAAGTGCTTTTGGCGCTGATATGGCGAAAGGAACGCCATTTCCACAAGCCGTTGCCAACAATAAAGACAAGCTGGTGAAATCAAATGTTCCTTATATCAAATCGGAAAAAGTGAAAAGCTATGAGTTTGGTTATAAAGGAATCATTGCTAAAAAACTGCTATTTGACGTCAATTACTATTATAGCCAATACACGGATTTCATGATCAACACCGTTGTGGCGAGGGCGAAATCAGACATTCTTTTGCCGGATGGAAAAGTGAATCCAGCTGCTGCTGCTGAATTGTTGGGAGCCGATAGACAGCTTTTTCAACTTTATACCAATGCAGCCGATAAAGTTTCAATTCAAGGCGTAAGCGCGGGACTGACTTACTCGCTTCCCAAAAATTACAAGATCAGTGCCAACGCAACCTGGATCGATTTCAACATTGGCGACGCAGATCAAAACAACGTTCCCGCATTCAACACGCCGGAATGGAAAACCAACGTGATCTTCGGAAATTCTAAAGTGACTGACAAAATCGGATTTAATGTGGCATGGCACTGGCAAAGCAGCTTCGACTGGTATGGCACATTCACCGAAATGCAGCCGGGCAAAGTGAAGAGCTACAACTTGCTGGATGCACAAGTTAGCTATCGCATTCCAAGCCTGAAAACGATCGTAAAACTGGGTGCATCGAATTTGACAAACCAATACATTGTGCAGGCATACGGCTCTCCGGCAGTGGGCGGATTATATTATGTGAGTCTCAATTTCGATCAGCTTTTCAGATAATATCAGCTTCAAAAAGCACATGGAAACATTGGAACTAACCAATCTGGAAGAAAAGAAAACAAGCTCGAAATGGCTCGCATTTGGCTTATGCGTAGTGAGTTACATGATGAGCGGGACGGTTTCTACATTGATGTCGGTTTACTTGCCCGTTGCCATTCCTGAACTCAAAGGGCAGGCAGTTTCCCAGGCTGAACTTGGTGAGATCGGCGCTTATGTGAATGCGATATTCCTGTATGGCTGGATGGTCGGCGGCCTTTTGTTTGGCTTTGTCAGCGACCGCATCGGACGGGTGAAATCACTGACATTGGTCGTTGGGCTTTATGGCGTTTCCACTTGCCTCGTAACCATTGTTCCGGATTGGTACAGCTTGCTGGCATTGCGGTTTTTTGCCGGGATGGGCATAGGCGGCGTTTTGCTGATCACCACCGTTTACATTTCAGAGATTTGGCAAGACAAAAATAAAGCGGTTATGCTGGGAATTCTGGCCGTTTTCTTTCCGGTTGGGATTGTAACAACAGGCAGCCTGAACCTGATTTTCTCAGATTGGAGAAGTGCTTTTGCAGTGGGCGTAATCCCGGTTGTTATTGCTGTGCTGGTGTTTTTCCTGCTACCCGAATCGGACAAATGGCGTTTGACAAAAACTAACACCAAAAAGCCGGAAGGCCTGTTTTTTGAAAGCAACCGAGCCAATTTGCTTTCCGGTTCTCTGATTTTCGGTTCCGTGCTGATCGGGCTTTGGGGGATTTTCTCATGGTTACCAACTTGGGTGCAGACATTGCTAGCAGCAGGTCAGGACGGTCAGAAGGAGCGGGGGTTGGTGATGATTTTGCTGGGCATAGGCGGCATTACCGGCGGGATTTTTTCCGGGATTTTGATTAATAAATTTGGTAAAAAAGCCACCTTAATGTTCACTTTTGGCACTTGTCTGATCATGTGCTGCATTTTGTTTTTGACCAACAGCACATTTTCCAGCATCATTTACTTTGAAACAGCCTTGCTGGCTTTCTGTTTTGGGATCAGCCAGGGCGCGTTGTCAAGTTATATTCCTGAGCTGTTCCCGGTTTCGATCCGGGGAACGGCAACGGGCTTTTGCTTTAATGTGGGAAGGTTCTTTACGGCCACGGCGGTGTTTTTCATTGGCTCGCTGGTGGCGGTTTTGGGAGGTTTCGGGAATGCATTACTTGTGTTCACGATCCCGTTCCTGGTGGCGCTGATCGTCACTGCCAGAAGCAAATAAAGATAGTATATTATCATAGGTTAATAATTAGGCAAACGGATTTGCCATATGGCGAATCCGTTTCTTTTTTCTTAAACTATCACTGATACAGCAATTCAGACCTTCCTATATATGAGAAAATTACTTTACCTGGGCATTGCGGGAATCATCCTATACGAGATCGCAAAGGTGTATTTTATTATGCCGATGCCGGGAAGTCAGCGGATGAACAGCATTGAAATCGCTTACTTTCTGCATTCGTGGCGATGGGCTTTCCGGATCGTTTTCTGGCTGATGATCATTGCAGGCTGCACCACGGCATTATCTGGAAACAAAAAGTGGGTAACATTGATTTTGCTGTTTGTTGCGGGGGCGGTGACCTATGGCACAAACTATGAAATGGCGGCTGATACAATGTTCTATCAGCCTTCCCAAGTGATTTTACACAATGCTTCTCAAAATAAAGTGAAAGACGAACGCCTCGTGATTGGCGTCGAAGCTAATGGTGAGGCCAAAGCATATCCCATCCAATTTATCGGTTACCATCATCAGGTGCGCGACGTGCTCGGCGGTAAACCGGTGATAGTAACCTATTGCACTGTTTGCCGCACGGGAAGAGTTTTTGAGCCCATTGTGGAAGGAAAGCCGGACGAATTCAGACTTGTGGGAATGGATCATTTCAATGCCATGTTTGAAGACAAAAATACCGGAAGCTGGTGGAGACAAGCGAACGGGGAAGCCATTGCCGGACCACTAAAAGGACAAATGCTGCCCGAACTCCCAACGACGCAAACCACCGTTTCGCAATGGTTTAAACTTCATCCCAATAGCAAAATCATGCAGCCCGACCCGACTTATCAAGCCAAATATGATTCCATGAGCCGCTATGAGTCAGGAAAGGGAAAATCAACGCTGACCAAAACGGATACAACTGCCTGGAAAGAGAAATCCTGGGTCGTGGGTGTGCAAGCCGGAAAAGACAGCAAAGCATTTGACTGGAATAAGCTGGTTAAGCAGCGCGTCATTAATGATCGTGTTGGGGTGACGCCGGTCGCCGTGGTGATAGCAGCTGATAACAAGAGTTTTTTTGCATTTCAAAAGCCAGCCGGTCAGGAGATTGCCGTTCGGAATGATACACTATATGCGCAAAATGCTGCTTACAATCTGCTCGGAAAACGTGTTTCGGGGGATGGCGAAGATCTGAAACGGGTGAATGCATATCAGGAATTTTGGCACAGTTGGCGGACTTTTCACCCTCATACACAGCAATATTGAATTTTTGAATTAGTATAATAAATGATGAACATTAAATCTACGCTTATTACGCTGGTTGTGCTTTCGGGATCTTTGGGAGTCGCATTTGCGCAGGAAAATCAAAATAAAAAACAGGATGCCGAGAAAGTGCTGGACCTGAACGAAGTAACGATTGAAGAACGTAAAAATGTAATCCATACCGAAAGCCTTCCCGATGTCCAGAACGCCTACATTCACGCGGGAAAAAAGAGTGAAGTAATCCAGCTGGGCGGTGTGAACGGCAACATCGCCGAAAAAACGGGCCGACAGATTTTCGCCAAGATTCCGGGCGTGTTTGTCTATGACATGGATGGAAGCGGAAATCAGATCAACATTTCAACCCGCGGGCTGGATCCGCACCGTTCCTGGGAATACAACATCCGGCAAAATGGCGTCATCACCAATTCCGATATGTACGGTTATCCGGCCAGCCATTACAGCCCGGCCATGGAATCCATCGAGCGCATTGAGCTGGTAAGGGGCACTTCTTCGCTGCAGTATGGCGCGCAGTTTGGCGGTATGATCAATTATGTGACCAAAGGTCCGGATACAACCAAAGCATTTTCCTTCGAAAGCATTAATTCGGTGGGGTCTTTCGGGCTTTTCAGCTCCTATAATGCCATTGGCGGCAAAGTAGGGAAGCTTGTTTACTCGGCATATTACCAAACACGACATTCAAACGGATACAGAAGGAATGCCAAATCGGATGCGGAATCTCAGTTTATAAGTCTGGCTTATGAATTCAACAGGTCACTGCGCATTAAAGCGGAACTAGGACGCTCTTCTTATGTGTACCAAATTCCAGGCCCGCTGACCGACGCCATGTTTGCGGCTGATCCGAGGCAATCGACGCGTTCGAGAAACTTTTTTAACCCCGACATTTACATTCCGTCCATCGTTCTGGATTGGCAGATCAGCCCGGAAACACAGTTGAAGTTTACCAATTCCGGCGTTTACGGATCGCGGAACAGCGTCATGTTTGATGCATTTGCCAATGTTTCCGATACAATTAATCCCGCAACGAAATCTTACAAAGCGCGTCAGGTTGATATTGATAATTTCAAAAGCTTCACCTCCGAACTTCGGATTTTACATCATTATGACATTGCCCGATTTAAAAACGTGCTTTCGGGTGGCGTGCAGATCATGCATAATAATCTGCGCAGAAGGCAACTGGGCAAAGGCACAACCGGCAGCGACTTTGATCTGACATTGACAGATCCGGCTTTTGGCAGAGATCTCTATATGAAGACGAATAATGTTGCGCTGTTTCTGGAAAACATGATCTATCTGACGCCAAGGTGGACCGTTTCACCGGGATTGCGTTATGAAAATGGCGCCACGGACATGACGGGAAAGATTAGTTATTATGATCCGGGAAACCTTCCCAACAAGATCAAACACAATTTTCCGCTTTTCGGAATAAGCTCGCAATACAGGCTGGATCCCCAGAACCGCATTTACGGAGGCATTTCACAGGCGTATCGGCCGGTTGTTTTCAAGGACATTATTCCAGGGTCTGTTTTGGAAAAAGTGGATAAAAATCTGAAAGACGCATATGGCTATAATGTGGAAGCAGGCATCAGCGGAGGCACGAAAAACCTGCGGTACGACATCGGCATTTTCCAGGTTCTGATCAACAACAGGATGGGAACCGTTTCCATGCGTGAAGGCGCAAACGCGTACATTCTGCGCACGGTAACCGGCGATACGCGCACACGTGGCGTGGAAGCATACATTGAATATGTGCCACTCCGCATCAACACGTCATCCACGCCCACGGAACTGTCTATTTTTACTTCAACCTCCTATTTTGACGCGAGTTACACGAAAGGAAATGCGGTTGTAAATGGCGAAAATACGAGCGTAGCAGGCAACAATGTAGAAGGCGTCCCAACCTGGATTTCCCGGAATGGTGTGCAGCTTTTGTATAAAAAACTGTCCGTAACCTGCCAATACAGCTACGTAAGCTCCAATTTTGCCAACCCCTTAAACACAGTTGAGCCTTCCGCCAATGGCACCATTGGTAAAGTGCCGGGTTACGGGCTCCTTGACCTGAATGCAACATTGCATATCAACGGCAATTACACATTGCGTATGGGTGTGAACAACATTACCGATAAACAATATTTCACCAAACGCCCCACCATGTATCCCGGCGCAGGCGTTTGGAGTTCGGATGGGCGGAGTTTTGGGTTGTCGTTTGGGATCAAGATTTAACACACTGGTAGTCTACGTCTGGCATTATTTTAATATCTGCTATTATAAAAACGACAAACAATCATGGCAGATAAAACTTTGAAAGATGTAAGCGAGGTAATGAAGGATATAGATCTCTGCATGCTTACAACCACCACTTCCGACGGCGCGCTGGCTTCAAGGCCAATGAGTAACAACGGGGAAGTGGAATACGATGGAAACTCTTATTTTTTTACGTGGGAAGGCTCCCGGATGGTCAGCGACATTGAGCTGGATAATGGGGTTAACCTTACATTCCAAGGCGGTACGGACATTTGGATCTCCGTTTCAGGCAAAGCCGAAGTAACGCGTGAGCGCGAAGACATGGAAGAACATTGGGTGAGCGATCTGGATCAGTGGTTTGAAGAAGGACTCGATACACCCGGCATTGCGATGATTACCGTAAAGGCCAAAAGAATAAAATACTGGCAGGGTGAGGATGAGGGAGAAGTAAAGTTATAATTTTATATAAATGCTTTAATTTGTGGATCATGTCGGTTTTCGATGTGATCCTCTTTTTTTGTATTCTTATGAAACCACTTCTGACTGCATTGCTCTTAATCATTTGCCTCACGAATTCGATGGCGCAGAATTACGATGAGGCCAAAGTTCCGCCTTATGTGTTGCCGGAGTTGCTGAAAACGACTGCCGGTAAGGAAGTGAAAAACAAAAAAATGTGGGAAGAGGTGAGAAGGCCGGAGATTCTCAGGCTTTTTGAAGAAAACGTTTACGGCCAATTGCCAAAAGACTATGACAGCATTCGCTATACACTGAAAAATGAGGATAAGGCTGCGATGAATGGGAGAGCAACGCTCAAAGAGGTGGCCGTGCAGGTTTACAGGAACCGGAAATCAGTGCAGATTAATGTGGCAATGTTCGTTCCTAACGACGCAAAAAAGCCAGCGCCTGTTTTTGTTTTGATCAACAACCGCGGAAAAGAAAACACTGATCCGGCAAGGAAGACGAAGAGCGGATTCTGGCCCGCAGAAATGGTGATAGACAGCGGTTATGCCGTGGCTGCTTTCCACGTGAGCGACCTCGCGCCGGACAATAAGGACACATTCATGAACGGGGTTTTGCAGCTTTATCCCGATCAATTGGCAGCCGATAATGGCATGCGGGCCATTGGTGCGTGGGCATGGGGTGCTTCACGGGTGATGGATTATTTTGAAAATGATAAAGATATTGACCCAAAAA
Coding sequences:
- a CDS encoding carboxymuconolactone decarboxylase family protein is translated as MAHITLPDESLPGIVGLFNFRPETASSLRWLADTLLRGESPLTSAERELIAAYVSHLNDCKFCHMSHASAAMAHLACDLDQIADIRNGFQEIPVTPKLRALLNIAAKVQKSGKEVSEEDVAAARAEGAIDREIHDTVLIAASFCMFNRYVDGLGTWAPQENEDYRAMGQRMAFQGYIPSVEKVAE
- a CDS encoding carboxymuconolactone decarboxylase family protein encodes the protein MPHIPLPEHLPGITGLLEYNKETAAPIRELTQFILRGESTLTPGERELIATIVSHNNECKFCTAAHTAAADLLIGDTETCEIMKQDIDATPVSDKMKALLKIARQVQVSGKAVTPEAIATAKDNGATDIEIHDTVLIAALFCLYNRYVDGMATIAPSNPDFYKGLGQRLVDNGYNRLANGYDHLKQQKQPS
- a CDS encoding TonB-dependent receptor, coding for MKRTLLLLLSLLCVFFVQSTLAQSTQLSGHIIDNDSQKPLSGVSVSVKGKNTGAVTNSEGLFELKTNIPATLVVSLIGYARQEVEVASAQAINVNLVPSAEELNQVVVTASRVEESILRSPVSIEKMDSRAVQQTPSANYFDGLVNMKSLDMVTSSLTYKQINTRGFNTTGNSRFLQLVDGVDNQPSGLGFAMGNLFGPHDIDVESAELIPGAASALYGPIAFNGMLNTRTKNPFEYQGLSAQTKFGVNHIGDGTDLGAKPMYDLAVRYAKAFNNKFAFKAAASYLKGTDWYANDYTDIDPNTPAANRGPNNPGKNALNIYGDEVAQTIPNIGRVSRTGYEEKDLATYGVYSLKLLGALHYRITDKLEAIYQGNFNQGTAQYTGSNRFVINDFKFIQHRIELKGSNFYIRAYSNQERSTNSYNTRALGQQINRTWVKDLAGNTVTPDKADATWFERYTAAYNGAVASVTGKDHSLARAFADQGRILPGSSEYNTAKDRLIQTRGLAGAGILSECSLRHVEGMYDFSSVLKFINFQVGGNYRKYYLNTGGTLFDDKDKNLTNEEYGVFAQASKSLWKDVLKLTVSGRYDKNENFDGRFTPRASAVISPNENHHFRASYQTGFRNPTIGDQYIKLNVGPIIILGGAPVNSAGLNAYENSVTIASFGAFASAFGADMAKGTPFPQAVANNKDKLVKSNVPYIKSEKVKSYEFGYKGIIAKKLLFDVNYYYSQYTDFMINTVVARAKSDILLPDGKVNPAAAAELLGADRQLFQLYTNAADKVSIQGVSAGLTYSLPKNYKISANATWIDFNIGDADQNNVPAFNTPEWKTNVIFGNSKVTDKIGFNVAWHWQSSFDWYGTFTEMQPGKVKSYNLLDAQVSYRIPSLKTIVKLGASNLTNQYIVQAYGSPAVGGLYYVSLNFDQLFR
- a CDS encoding MFS transporter — protein: METLELTNLEEKKTSSKWLAFGLCVVSYMMSGTVSTLMSVYLPVAIPELKGQAVSQAELGEIGAYVNAIFLYGWMVGGLLFGFVSDRIGRVKSLTLVVGLYGVSTCLVTIVPDWYSLLALRFFAGMGIGGVLLITTVYISEIWQDKNKAVMLGILAVFFPVGIVTTGSLNLIFSDWRSAFAVGVIPVVIAVLVFFLLPESDKWRLTKTNTKKPEGLFFESNRANLLSGSLIFGSVLIGLWGIFSWLPTWVQTLLAAGQDGQKERGLVMILLGIGGITGGIFSGILINKFGKKATLMFTFGTCLIMCCILFLTNSTFSSIIYFETALLAFCFGISQGALSSYIPELFPVSIRGTATGFCFNVGRFFTATAVFFIGSLVAVLGGFGNALLVFTIPFLVALIVTARSK
- a CDS encoding DUF3179 domain-containing (seleno)protein, coding for MRKLLYLGIAGIILYEIAKVYFIMPMPGSQRMNSIEIAYFLHSWRWAFRIVFWLMIIAGCTTALSGNKKWVTLILLFVAGAVTYGTNYEMAADTMFYQPSQVILHNASQNKVKDERLVIGVEANGEAKAYPIQFIGYHHQVRDVLGGKPVIVTYCTVCRTGRVFEPIVEGKPDEFRLVGMDHFNAMFEDKNTGSWWRQANGEAIAGPLKGQMLPELPTTQTTVSQWFKLHPNSKIMQPDPTYQAKYDSMSRYESGKGKSTLTKTDTTAWKEKSWVVGVQAGKDSKAFDWNKLVKQRVINDRVGVTPVAVVIAADNKSFFAFQKPAGQEIAVRNDTLYAQNAAYNLLGKRVSGDGEDLKRVNAYQEFWHSWRTFHPHTQQY
- a CDS encoding TonB-dependent receptor family protein, which produces MMNIKSTLITLVVLSGSLGVAFAQENQNKKQDAEKVLDLNEVTIEERKNVIHTESLPDVQNAYIHAGKKSEVIQLGGVNGNIAEKTGRQIFAKIPGVFVYDMDGSGNQINISTRGLDPHRSWEYNIRQNGVITNSDMYGYPASHYSPAMESIERIELVRGTSSLQYGAQFGGMINYVTKGPDTTKAFSFESINSVGSFGLFSSYNAIGGKVGKLVYSAYYQTRHSNGYRRNAKSDAESQFISLAYEFNRSLRIKAELGRSSYVYQIPGPLTDAMFAADPRQSTRSRNFFNPDIYIPSIVLDWQISPETQLKFTNSGVYGSRNSVMFDAFANVSDTINPATKSYKARQVDIDNFKSFTSELRILHHYDIARFKNVLSGGVQIMHNNLRRRQLGKGTTGSDFDLTLTDPAFGRDLYMKTNNVALFLENMIYLTPRWTVSPGLRYENGATDMTGKISYYDPGNLPNKIKHNFPLFGISSQYRLDPQNRIYGGISQAYRPVVFKDIIPGSVLEKVDKNLKDAYGYNVEAGISGGTKNLRYDIGIFQVLINNRMGTVSMREGANAYILRTVTGDTRTRGVEAYIEYVPLRINTSSTPTELSIFTSTSYFDASYTKGNAVVNGENTSVAGNNVEGVPTWISRNGVQLLYKKLSVTCQYSYVSSNFANPLNTVEPSANGTIGKVPGYGLLDLNATLHINGNYTLRMGVNNITDKQYFTKRPTMYPGAGVWSSDGRSFGLSFGIKI
- a CDS encoding pyridoxamine 5'-phosphate oxidase family protein — protein: MADKTLKDVSEVMKDIDLCMLTTTTSDGALASRPMSNNGEVEYDGNSYFFTWEGSRMVSDIELDNGVNLTFQGGTDIWISVSGKAEVTREREDMEEHWVSDLDQWFEEGLDTPGIAMITVKAKRIKYWQGEDEGEVKL
- a CDS encoding alpha/beta hydrolase; its protein translation is MKPLLTALLLIICLTNSMAQNYDEAKVPPYVLPELLKTTAGKEVKNKKMWEEVRRPEILRLFEENVYGQLPKDYDSIRYTLKNEDKAAMNGRATLKEVAVQVYRNRKSVQINVAMFVPNDAKKPAPVFVLINNRGKENTDPARKTKSGFWPAEMVIDSGYAVAAFHVSDLAPDNKDTFMNGVLQLYPDQLAADNGMRAIGAWAWGASRVMDYFENDKDIDPKNVIVVGHSRGGKASLWAAAQDQRFAVCVTNCSGNTGAALARRQFGERITRINTSFPHWFNNNYKKFNDNENELPVDQHMLIALIAPRPLYATNASKDLWADPTGTFLALKKAKDAYALYGITSKLPANPPAVNAPIPAAPLAYHNREGEHDLTAYDWGNFIRLVKSRR